In Vibrio quintilis, the DNA window CTTAATACTCCACAGACTTCAATTGTGAAACAGAACTCCGCATCATGTCTGCCGACATGATTGATGGAGACTAAACACTATGGCTTCCCTTAACCCCCATATCTGGCTGAAACATATTGAATCCTGGAAACAATCCGGCATGACGCAGGCACAATACTGCCGGGAACACCATCTCAGCGCTAAAGCTTTTTATTACTGGAAAACCAAAGCACAACGCCACGAAAAAGCACCGGAGCAAAACACCCCAACAGTCACGGCGGGTTTTGCCGTCGCCCGGATTGAGCAGACAATGCCAACAACCGGGCTGTCGCTTTCTCTGCCGGGCGGGGTGACCATTCATGACATTCAATCTTCCAATCTCTCTACCGTTATCCAGTTACTGGAGGCACTGCAATGAGCAATATGACACTGCGTCCTGACCCGGCACTGGTGCAGGTCTTCCTTTATCGTGAGCCGGTGGATTTCCGTAAATCGTACCGCGGTCTCAGTGCATTGGTTGAGCTGGAGCTCGGGCATAACCCGTTCAGTGGTCATCTGTATGTCTTCACCAACCGCCAACACAATAAAATCAAGTGTCTGTTGTGGGAAGATAACGGATTTGTCCTTTACTATAAAGCGCTCGCCGAAGAGAAATTCCGCTGGCCGAAACCAGAAGAAGAGGTTGTCACACTCACCGGACAGCAAATCAACTGGCTGCTGGATGGCTATGATATCTCGTTGATGAAAGGCCATAAAAAATTGCATTACGAGGCGCTCTTTTAGCGACATTGATGTTTAATTCTGATATAATGAATACCTGTTAAAACAATAGCTTAAGGTATTTTTAATCGTGACTTCTTCTGCTGACAACCGGTCTGAAATTGAGTGGCTTCGTGCACAGTTAGCCGAAAAAGAAGCACAACTTCAGTCTCAGTCAGAACATATCGCCATCCTTGAAGAAGTCGTCCGGCTGCTGAAAATCAAACGCTTTACACCTTCGAGCGAGAAAACCAACCCGTCTCAGTACCTGTTGTTCGATGAAGCCGAGCTGGTCACTGACCCTGAGCTGGATGCGCACGAAAAACAAGACCCGAAGAAAAATACCTCCCCAAAACCCCGCGGCCGCAAACCACTGTCAGCTGATTTACCCCGCGAGCAAATCTTCCTGTACCTGACTGACGAAGAAAAAATGGGCGCCAAAAGCACCTTCTTCGCCAAAGTGAAAGAAGAGCTGGACATCGTGCCAGCCAAAGTTCGTGTACTGGAATATATGCAGGAAAAAGCGGTGTTCTCAACCGGTGAAGGGCAGCACATCATCACGGCCGCACACCCCAAACATCCGCTGCCGGGGTCACTGGGCAGTGTGGGGCTGATTGCCCATGTGCTCACAGCCAAATATGTCGATGGTCTGCCCCTTTACCGGATTGAAAAGATGCTCAGCCGTTATGGCGGGGATATCTCCAGAGCCACGCTGGCAAATTATGTGATGAAATCCGCGCAGGTGCTTCAACCACTGGTAAACCTGCTGCGGGATTATCAGAATGCCGGGCATCTTATCAATATGGATGAAACCCCGGTTCAGGTACTGAAAGAGCCGGGTAAGGCAGCAACCTCTGATAAATATATGTGGGTGTCACTGGGTGGTCCGCCGGATAAACGCAGTGTGCTGTTCCATTATGCGCCTTCCCGTGGCGGAAACGTTCCGGTTGAATTACTTGAAGGATTTAAAGGCTACCTGCACACCGATGGTTATGCGGGGTACCATGCTGCCTGTGAGAAATACGGGCTGACCGCTGTCGGCTGTATGGACCATGCCCGGCGTAAATTTACCGAAGCTCAGGCAGCGCAGCCGAAGGGAAAGAAAGCGAAGGTCAGTCAGGCGGACAGGGCGCTCAGCTATATCAACAAGCTCTATCATATTGAAAGACAAATCAGTGACCTGAAAGAAAAGACAGAGTATACGCCGGCGCAGGTGGTCGCTTACCGTCAGCAACACAGCGTACCGGTACTGGAAAAACTCAAAGCCTTCCTTGAAAAATATACCGGAAAAATGCCGAAAGACAGCCTGACCGGAAAAGCTATCAACTATATGCTCAATCAGTGGCCGAAGCTTGTGGTTTACTGCACTGACGGAACGTTGCGAATCAGCAATATCTTAGCGGAAAATGCCATCCGCCCGTTCGTGATTGGACGTAAAGCCTGGTTGTTCGCCGACAGCTCACAGGGCGCGAAGGCCAGTGCGGTCTGCTACAGCCTGGTGGAAACGGCAAAGTTGAATGGTCTGGAGCCATATGATTATCTTCATACTGTCCTGAGCAAACTGCCCTATGCGGAAACTGTTGAACAGGTTGAATCTCTTCTTCCGTGGAATATCGCCAGAGGTTAAATCCCCGGGTTGTTGGGTTCAATGGTGTCGAGTATTGAGCGCTTACGGTTTTGTGGTGGCGGATCAATGTCTGATTTTTAGGGGTGTCCCCCCGGTGTTTCTCGGTATTTCTGAATCACAGAGACTGTTCTCCCATTGCCTTTATTCATAAAACAGTCCACCAGCTATAGGGAATACACCCTCAGGATGGAGTAATTGGTTTGATTTAGCCTGCAAAACTTCTAAGCCTTTCTGCTCTATTTTTTGGAATAAATCTTTTAAATTCTGCCTACTATTTTCATAGGAAATAACCTTGTCTGATCTCAGCCAGTCGCAGAAATCCTGTGTATTCATTACAATGTCTTCATCTTTATTTATATGAATAATGACTAACTCTTGTCGCTGTCTTAACCCCTGAGCATTCTGCCATCTTAAATATGAACAAACTACAGCTCCCTCAAGTTTAGGCATGTGGCCAATAGAAGCTGTGAGTCCTCCAAACTCATATGACTTGGCTTTTTCAATCAAATACTTGAATATGAAGTTATCAAGATCCATCATCTCGCAGTTTCTGCGATTAGTGTAGTGCTTGCGGTCAAAAGTAATCTCCCATCTAGTTCGTCTTACCCTTAGGTCTATTGCTAACTCTTCAGGCAGCCGAATCTGCCAAATAAGGTCTTTATGGGTCTTATCAATAATTTCGATATCCAATAATTTAAACATGCCCGTAATAAACGATTTCACATGTTCTAAAGTGATATTAAGCTCTTCTCTGGTCTCATAAGGTTCAAAACCCGCTGCATATTCAAACAGTTCTCGCTGTTTGCTCGCTGCACTTTTCGCTTTCTCTAATGCTTTTTCAATACGCTCTCTAGTACGAGTGATACCGTCACTTGTTGCCTCTAGTAGGATATTTTCAACATCTACCAAATCAGCTACCTCTCCCATAATGTCTTCACTCAATCTCTCATTGAA includes these proteins:
- the tnpA gene encoding IS66 family insertion sequence element accessory protein TnpA, which produces MASLNPHIWLKHIESWKQSGMTQAQYCREHHLSAKAFYYWKTKAQRHEKAPEQNTPTVTAGFAVARIEQTMPTTGLSLSLPGGVTIHDIQSSNLSTVIQLLEALQ
- the tnpB gene encoding IS66 family insertion sequence element accessory protein TnpB (TnpB, as the term is used for proteins encoded by IS66 family insertion elements, is considered an accessory protein, since TnpC, encoded by a neighboring gene, is a DDE family transposase.); translated protein: MSNMTLRPDPALVQVFLYREPVDFRKSYRGLSALVELELGHNPFSGHLYVFTNRQHNKIKCLLWEDNGFVLYYKALAEEKFRWPKPEEEVVTLTGQQINWLLDGYDISLMKGHKKLHYEALF
- the tnpC gene encoding IS66 family transposase, yielding MTSSADNRSEIEWLRAQLAEKEAQLQSQSEHIAILEEVVRLLKIKRFTPSSEKTNPSQYLLFDEAELVTDPELDAHEKQDPKKNTSPKPRGRKPLSADLPREQIFLYLTDEEKMGAKSTFFAKVKEELDIVPAKVRVLEYMQEKAVFSTGEGQHIITAAHPKHPLPGSLGSVGLIAHVLTAKYVDGLPLYRIEKMLSRYGGDISRATLANYVMKSAQVLQPLVNLLRDYQNAGHLINMDETPVQVLKEPGKAATSDKYMWVSLGGPPDKRSVLFHYAPSRGGNVPVELLEGFKGYLHTDGYAGYHAACEKYGLTAVGCMDHARRKFTEAQAAQPKGKKAKVSQADRALSYINKLYHIERQISDLKEKTEYTPAQVVAYRQQHSVPVLEKLKAFLEKYTGKMPKDSLTGKAINYMLNQWPKLVVYCTDGTLRISNILAENAIRPFVIGRKAWLFADSSQGAKASAVCYSLVETAKLNGLEPYDYLHTVLSKLPYAETVEQVESLLPWNIARG